The Pelecanus crispus isolate bPelCri1 chromosome 16, bPelCri1.pri, whole genome shotgun sequence sequence TCCTTTGTGCAGGATGGTTTGGCCCTTAGCAGAGTGATTGCAGCCCACCGACTCGGTGAATCTAAATCTTGTAGGCGGGgaattaaaactaaatttttcTGCATCTCACAGCTTTGTAGACAGGATTTGGAGACAAGGTGGAGCTcaggggagaagagaaatgctTCCATACATGCACACGCACATGCACATGTGTGCGCTTGTCCTCTAACCAGATCGGTTCACAATGAAACACTACCCTgacatttcaaatataaaagTCAAATTCCTGTCTGCTGTCAGTGCCTCAGCTCTTTTCCTGAGAGCCCAGGGACTTCCCTGGGTATTCCTGGCTGAAATCTGGTGGCTGCGTTTCAGTGCTATCTGGGGCTGAAGGTTTGGAAGCCAAGCTAACCGTAACCAGAGCTGAAACTCCATCCTTGTCTTGTGGTCTTGTGGACTTGTCCGGGTCATCTTTGAGCCCTGTAGTTGCTGTAAAGGTGTGAtcatgaaaatgtgaattttatggtggtttttttcatgacTTTTGAGAAATTTGGTGGCTTAAAAAAGTATGTCAGGTCAAGCTGGACTTATGCAAGAGCCACCAGAACTTTTGAGGCTggttggcttttttattttaatgcccAGGCGGTttgtgcagccccagccctgccacgcTGTGCCAGTGCTGGAGAAAATGGAAGTCAAAGGTGATCGAAACTTCTCAACTCAGGGAACCTTGTTGCTGCGTCCAAGCCAAGAAATGCTGAGGTCTAAAAGAGTTACAGCCTGAAAAGTGCAGCGTTTTCGCACCAAGTGGCTCTTCTTGGCCCAGGTTTGGAAAGCAGGGACTGAATTGGGacctgcagctcagcagggaCGATGCTTGCTGCTCCCGGTCACGGCAAAGCAGAAACTGGCTCTGCAGTGGGCAGGGATGGCCGGGGACCCCCGGTACGAAATCCAGCCGGCTCCTGCACCCACATGTCCCCACGCTGGGAGGGGACAGCCTCGCCAAGGCTCCcggggctgagggaggtgacAGGCTGGCTCCTGTCACTCCCGTTGAGCAATGAGCCAGGGCGAAGGGCCAGGATTAGTCACCCCAATTAAGGCAcgtcccttgggggggggggggcaggcttTCTGCCAAGCTggtcctgcctgccccggcccctccaAGGCCGGCACCAGGAGAGGCTGAGCCCACCCTGACCACGCGTGGGACCTCCTGGGCAAGACTGAACGTGGCAGGTTGTGTTTTTCGGGATGGAGGGGTTTGGGCTTCCATTGCAGCCACTGAGCTGGGGTTTGATGTGTCCACTCCATCACTTCCAGCCCCAACCCCTGCTTTGTGGCCAGACCACCGTGGCGGAGCCCTCGTTGCGCATCCCACCCGGATGCGCCAGGACTGCCGAGATGGTGGGTTAAAATCCAGAGGATGGGGCCAGCGTCACCCCAGGAGCATCTGCCCCAGGAAAGGTTGGGGGGCTCCTACTTGAAGGCTGTGAGTTTCCCCATCAAGTGGTGCTCTCTGCGGGGCGGGTGTGAAAAGCCTCTCCAAAAACTAAAAAGCCCCAGATCAGGCACCCAGGGCAATCctggcagcaccctggggtggctCCCCGGTAACAGCCCAGCGCCGGCTCCCGTGGGTGCCGCGACACCGGGGAGGTGCTGTTGGTGGCTCAGCCACAGCCGGCCCTGCCGGGCAGCCAGGAGCcagccagccccggccccgggcacaACGCCCTGCGGGGAGGTTGTGAGAGCCGGGGGCAAGGGACAAGCCCAGCTGTGGGTCCTCAGGACTGGCAGagccttttgcaggcagcatggCCAGCGGCAACAGCCCCCGCTTGCCCACAGAGACCGGTTTCAGTAGCCTTAACCCCATGGCTGCTAGCCACGATGGGGACAGCCCCTGTGCTCGGGGTTGGGGGACCCTCCCTGGCTCCGGGGCACCCACGTCCCTTTGCTCTACTGGTATTAAAGCCACTAACTAACATAGATTTGAGACCTTTGCTGTGCGCCCCTTCCTGCgtgctgctggggatgctgagaGCATCCTCCTGCGTGTCCCAGCCAGGGGACAAGGATGGGGATCGGGGTCCCGACGTCTCCCTGGTCCCCTCTGTCTGGGTCCCACCACCCTATGTAAaacagggagctgggaggacCCTGAGCAACGTCCTGCGCTCCGCAACCACACAGCCCTGTCACGGGAGGGGTTGTGGGGGCCAGGggcctccctcccagccccaaaAAGCTACCAGACCGGCTCGGAGGCTGGGGAGCATCGTCCTACAAGGCCCAGCCATGCTGCAATTTTGGGCGCTGTCGAAATCGGTTAACTCCTGGGAGGCAGGCGGGAGCCCCGTTGTCCTCCTGCCACCCATGGGCCCCGAGAAGCGGCAGGGGAGGACGGCTACCggcacccccccccagctcccaccttGCCACCCCTCAGTTTAACCAGCCCGGGCTGCTCATGTCCCCAGACCGCCAGGTCAAGGGCCAGCGAGAGCCCTCAGCTCGTTTTTCACGTCGGCCGGCCCCGGTTTGGCTAATTACAGGTCTGGGGCTGGTTCCCAGGCTGGGAGTGCTCGGGGCCGGGCGGAGGCCAAGCGTCAGGGCCCCTCGCTGGCCTCCCCCCCGGGAACCGGCTGGGCTCCCCGACACAGCCGGGggcccccccagctcagccggGACCTGCTGAGCAAATTGCAACCTGCTGGGGCCGCTGGCCCAGTCCTCAGCGGGGCCAAGGCGGCACCAACGTTGGCTTCTACAAGGTGCCATGATGGGGGTGGGACTAGGGGGtgggcaaggggctgggggggctcacAGGGGCTAATCCCCTCGGCTGGGCTCTGCGCCCGGCTCTGCTCCAGGTGACGTGTCCCATCCCGGGAGAACAGGTTCTGGTTTGCACAGCCCAgcctcccacagcagccagcgCTTTCCCATGGCAGAGCCCTTGCAAACCTCGTTACACCCCAGGCCGGTCCCCGCACGGGGAGCAGCAGCCCCGTGGGCTTTGCACCGGGTGCCCTGCAACCCCTGCATGCaatgggggggtgggtgtcGCTTCCCTGgtcgtgcctcagtttccccaaagCCCAGGAGCTCCTGGCACCCTGGGAGATGGGTTTCTGGCCATgccggggctcggggctggcatgtcccccacatccccagtTGGGGACCCCGCTGAACGGGGGTGGCACGTCCTGAATCATGGTGCATTTCCCATCAAAGGCcggctcctgcccagccctgctgcgcttgATCTGATGAGCTCATAGCCCAGGGTGCCATGACTGTAttttattgtaattatttttcgTGTCGAAACTCgtgctggcgggggggggccgtgCTCGGCGAGCTGCGCCCTTCGCCGTGGCCAGGCGCCAGGGCCAGAAGTGCTGAGCTTTCGCCCGCCCCAGCGCGTCCGGACCTCGACGGGGACATCCCCCCCCTGATGAcaccccagggctgtccccatggcGCCGCCGATGCTGCTTTTGGGgatccccaccaccaccatcctTGGACACAgaggagagctgggggggggggcggacctGGGGACCTGCGCAAGGCCCTCGGTGACGGATTTTGGGGCACCGGGGGTTTGCACCAAAGGGGGTTGAACGCCCCGCTGCCGGGTTGGGGACCTCGGTGCACCCCACGGAACAGCCAGCTCCACGTGGGGCTGCCGAAACCCTCGCCCCGTGGAGGCACGGCCCCCTGCTGAGCCCTCCCGTGGGCTGCAGTTTTGCAGCCGCCGAGGGATGGGGCTCCCTGGGCACCCCGAGACCCCCAtcgcagggctgggggggatcGGGAGCAGCCGAACCGCTGCAGCAGAGCCCGAGGGACCCAACCCACTCCCCTGTCCCGTGGGGTGGGTGGTGAAGCGGGTGCCTGGCGGCGGGAGCTGCCCGGACACGTGCGCGGGGGAGAGACGAGGCAGACCAGAGGCAGGCGTGCAGGAGACGGTTTATTGGAGACGCACAGAGGCTTTGGTGATACGCAACCCCCTTCCCCAGAAtgggggggctgcccggccccctccctcgccccatCCCGGCCCCTCACCTCCTCTCACTGTGGCTCCAGCCCTCTGGAATGGTGGGTTTGGAGCCAGCACACGCCGGGCTGGGCTCCCCCACCCAAAATGTTAAATAGtgggggggctggcagccctctGGGACGGAGgcaccccctctccctcccttcccccccaccccaagagcagaggatgggggagagggaaggggggggggggggggcatgccAAAGCCACCCCCACTCCCGGCatccaggctgggggggctgtgggggagCTGAGgcgccttcctccccccccccccccaaaaaaaaaaaaaaaaaaccaaacaaaaaaataaaccacaaagaGATGCCGAAGGGACTGGAGGGAGGGGCAGGTGGGGGCCGGTCCCCGGCTCGGCGGGGGCCGTTCAGTTCTTGGGCTCTTCGCCAGCCTCGCCGCCGTCTTCTCCGGCGCACTCGGCTGTCCATAGCGTGAGGTTGTCCCTGAGCAGCTGCATGATGAGGGTGCTGTCCTTGTAGGAGTCTTCGCTGAGCGTGTGCAGGTCCCCCATGGCCTCGTCGAAGGTGGTCTTGGCCAGGGAGATGGCCTGGTCGGGGGCGTTGGCGATCTCGTAGTGGAAGACGGAGAAGTTGAGGGCCAGCCCCAGGCGGATGGGGTTCGTGGGCTGCATCTCCTTTTTGCTGATGTCCATGGCCTCTTGGTAGGCTTCCTGGGCGCTGTCTATCGTCTTCTTGCGGTCATCCCCGGTGGCCACCTCGGCCAGGTATCGGAAGTAGTCGCCCTTCATCTTCAAGTAGAAGACCTTGCTCTCAGGATCGCTCGCCTTCTTGATGAGATACTTGTCCAGCAAGTCCAGGACGTTCTTGCAGACGCCATTCAGCTCCTTTTCCACCTTCTCCCGATACTCATTCACCAGCTGCGCTTTGTCGTCCCCCTCTTCAGTTTTGTGCTCGATGCTGGAGATGACCCTCCACGCCGAGCGCTGGCACCCCACCACGTTCTTGTAGGCGACGGAGAGGAGGTTGCGTTCCTCGTTGGACAATTCGTCCCCGTGCTCCACCACCGCCTTCATGAAGTCCGCCATGTCCTCGTAGCGCTCAGCCTGCTCGGCCAGCTTGGCCTTCTGCACTTGGTGGTTTCTTGCCATGGCTGGGACGCGGGCGCAGGGCAGACGCTTGGGtgaggagcggggccgggagccgtCGGAGCCTCTGCTGAGCCCGGCTGCCGGGATTCGCTTTTGGCTGAGCGTCGGAGCCTCAAGCGAGAGCGGGAGGAGCCAGCAAGGCCGAAGGagtgtcctcctcctcctcctctgcttcctccccgCCGAGCCCGGCCTTAAAAGGAAAATTGCCGTGAATCATCGCCCGCGGGCGGCAGGCGCTGGGGAAGGGGCGAGGGGGGCGGCCAacgccctgccctccccacggCCCGTGGGTGCAGCACCCGTGGATGCCCCGGGGGGGTCTCCCCGCAGCCAACACCCGCCCCGGGACCGAGGGGGACACCCAACCCACTGCTGAAAGTGCTTGGACGGGGGAcagtggcggggggggggttaTTGTTTTGGGGGGGACGCAGAGACGCAGCAGTGTTCAGCTCTTCCACCCACCCACGCCCCCTCCCTGGAGAACCGGGCCATGGGGTGTGTCTGGTCGTAAAAATGGtttcctctcccccaccccccccccccccacccccccccaaaatcatATCACTGTCGTTTTTTATATGGTGATTAATCTTGCTGGTAACTGCGAGGGCTTGACGGGCAGGTATTTATTCCCACAGGTGGGGAAACCAAGGCAGAGAGGCTCAGCAGCTTGCCCAAGCACCGCAGCAGGGACCGCGCCAAAGCAGGGCACGATAGCCCCGTGCCTTTGAGGTGCCGCGTGGTGGGACTGgccagaccccccccaaaaaacctccCACAGTGGGGAAGCCACCGCTGGTGCAAAAATGGATCCGGCCGGCAGCAGGGAGCCCCATGGCCCTGCTGAACGCAAGGGTCCCCCTGCTTGCCTCCAGTCTGGAGCTCTATGTCCCCATCCCGACCTCCATCCCAGCATCTCACCAGGGACTCTCATCTCTCAAGCTGTAATTGAAGAGTTTTGGGTTgggtgttttaaaaaatttttttttttttttttttttaaaaacacaaattcaCTGTCACTGCAGGGCCGCCGGTGGAAACGCGCCACCCCGATTAGGATCTGCGCTTGGTGTTGCGCTGCAGTTTCACTCCCAACCTGCTCGAGCTTGTTGCCACACGCCGGGCGCTGGCAGCTCCTCGCCGAGCTGGCGAAGCCTGGGCCTCGCAGCCTGCGCCAAGCCCGGCCTTATCTGCCGTGCGGGAGCCGTGCGGGAAGGGCAGGGTGGGGCGGGCGCCCGGCGGCACCAGGCCAAGGAGAaaaggctgggttttttttttttttttaatcagtgtgACTCGCTGCTTTACTCATCTCTGCAAACAGCCCCCGGTGCCACCCTGGCCAGGagtgccccatccctgtcaccccccccaGCCTCGCTCGCGTCCTGCTGGGATGGGGCGATGGAGGATGCTGGGGACGGAGGAGGCGAGAAAGACCCGTGGATGCTTTTCCCAGCTACGTGCAGCCCGGGAAAACACCCCCCAGCCTGGCGAGGGGGATTCGGGGCTGCTCACCCCCTCCCTGGCCAAGCCCCTGGGTGCATGGTGGGTCTGGGGTACCTGGGCCCGTGGAGGGGCTCACACGCAGAGGCGGCAAGGAGGGCGTCCGGCTCCAccggcctccccgcagcccctccgCGTCCCCCCCGCAGAGCCACGCCACGTGCAGCACCTCACCGGCAATTAGAGCTCCTGCCCCAGATCGGCGTGATCGCCGTGGGAGCAGATTACGCCCCGCTGAGCTGGGAAAAGGCGTTTCTGCTTTTTCCCGAAGGAACGGCCGCATGGGAGACCACTGCCCATCTCCCACCCTCCACCCAGCAGACGAGGTGCAGGGGGGGGAGGCAGACCCGTAGAGACCCTCTAAGAGCTTCAACCAAGCACAAAAACGCCCcacggaggggctg is a genomic window containing:
- the SFN gene encoding 14-3-3 protein sigma — its product is MARNHQVQKAKLAEQAERYEDMADFMKAVVEHGDELSNEERNLLSVAYKNVVGCQRSAWRVISSIEHKTEEGDDKAQLVNEYREKVEKELNGVCKNVLDLLDKYLIKKASDPESKVFYLKMKGDYFRYLAEVATGDDRKKTIDSAQEAYQEAMDISKKEMQPTNPIRLGLALNFSVFHYEIANAPDQAISLAKTTFDEAMGDLHTLSEDSYKDSTLIMQLLRDNLTLWTAECAGEDGGEAGEEPKN